One window of the Shewanella khirikhana genome contains the following:
- a CDS encoding efflux RND transporter permease subunit: MVKAFVENGRLAALFIALLIVAGLGALSALPRMEDPHITNRYASVITHYPGASAERVEALVTEVLENQLRRLEELKLIQSTSRPGISVIQLELKDEIDLTDPVWSRARDLMADARQSLPDGVISPTLDDQIGYANTVILGLAWRGGGEPRVDILGRYAKELQSRLRLLPGTDFARLYGAPTEEILVELDGNKINQLDLTPGAIARILAAADSKISAGEIHNAHFRALVEVSGELDSQTRIRQVPLKIDGTGQIIRLGDVANVSRQYKTPPDSVALLAGERGLMVSARMLNNTRVDKWLAQVRTTVAELESGMPGNIEVQWLFEQESYTSSRLGELAINLLQGFVLILLVLMLTLGTRNALVVALSLPLTALFTLACMRAVGLPIHQMSVTGLVVALGIMVDNAIVIVDAISQRRQAGQSRLEAVSNTLKHLWLPLAGSTLTTILAFAPIVLMPGAAGEFVGGIAISVMFALVGSYLISHTLIAGLAGRFSPATEGHDWRAHGVRMPRLAAAYEALLSKLLHTPIRSALLIGLLPLLGFMAAGRMTEQFFPPSDRDMFQIEVYMASQVSLERSQATVAAMDRQLEQTDGIERIDWVVGGNIPSFYYNITQRQQGAANYAQAMVKVKDFETANELIPRLQRKLDLDFPEAQVLVRKLEQGPPFNAPVELLIYGPSLEELKRLGDEVRSILVRHSDVIHTRSTLSPGAPKVKLAVDEDASMMSGLSLSDIANQVQMATTGRSGGSILEQTESLPVRVRLDDSMREQQGRLGAIELVSQSGRGIPLSALSEAQISVSRGAIPRRNGQRVNTVEAYIQTGVLPAKVLREVQQQVDALALPPGYRIEVGGESAKRNEAVGNLLSSVALVMTLLLATVVLSFNSFRLTGIILLSAAQSAGLGLLAVYLFDYPFGFTVIIGLLGLMGLAINAAIVILAELEDVPEKRGMSLETLVKTVASCTRHITSTTITTVGGFLPLIIAGGGFWPPFAVAIAGGTALTTMLSLLWVPVMYRLLMQKMPQPQGCHQPA; the protein is encoded by the coding sequence ATGGTCAAGGCATTTGTTGAAAACGGCCGTCTGGCGGCGCTTTTTATCGCCCTGCTTATCGTTGCCGGTCTCGGAGCGCTGTCGGCCCTGCCCCGCATGGAAGACCCCCATATCACCAACAGATATGCATCGGTAATAACCCACTACCCGGGCGCCTCCGCCGAGCGGGTTGAGGCGCTGGTTACTGAAGTGCTGGAAAATCAGCTGCGCCGCCTTGAGGAGCTCAAGCTTATCCAGTCCACCTCGCGGCCGGGCATTTCGGTTATCCAGCTGGAGCTGAAAGATGAAATCGACCTGACCGACCCCGTCTGGTCCCGCGCCCGGGATCTGATGGCCGATGCGCGCCAGTCGCTGCCGGATGGGGTCATATCCCCCACCCTGGATGACCAGATTGGTTACGCCAATACCGTTATTTTGGGACTGGCCTGGCGCGGTGGTGGCGAGCCCAGGGTCGATATCCTAGGCCGTTACGCCAAGGAGCTGCAAAGCCGCTTGCGGCTGTTGCCGGGTACCGACTTTGCCCGCCTGTACGGTGCGCCGACAGAGGAAATTCTGGTTGAACTTGATGGCAATAAAATCAATCAGCTGGATCTCACGCCCGGCGCCATCGCCCGTATTCTTGCCGCCGCCGACAGTAAAATCTCCGCCGGTGAAATCCACAACGCCCATTTCCGGGCGTTGGTGGAAGTGTCAGGCGAGCTTGATTCGCAAACCCGTATCCGTCAGGTGCCACTGAAAATTGATGGCACCGGGCAGATCATCCGCCTTGGCGATGTGGCCAATGTCTCGCGCCAATACAAAACGCCCCCCGACAGTGTGGCGCTGCTTGCCGGTGAACGGGGGCTGATGGTCAGCGCCCGTATGCTCAACAACACCCGGGTCGATAAGTGGCTGGCACAGGTGCGTACCACAGTAGCCGAGCTTGAATCCGGAATGCCCGGCAATATTGAGGTGCAATGGCTGTTCGAGCAGGAAAGCTATACCAGCAGCCGTCTTGGCGAACTGGCCATTAACCTGTTGCAGGGTTTTGTGCTGATCCTGCTGGTGCTGATGCTGACCCTGGGCACCCGCAACGCATTGGTCGTGGCGCTGTCGCTGCCGCTGACGGCCCTGTTCACCCTGGCCTGTATGCGCGCAGTAGGGTTGCCAATCCACCAGATGTCGGTGACCGGACTGGTGGTGGCGCTCGGGATCATGGTGGATAACGCCATCGTGATTGTGGATGCGATTTCCCAGCGCCGACAGGCGGGCCAAAGCCGCCTCGAAGCCGTCTCCAACACCCTGAAACACCTGTGGTTGCCGCTGGCAGGCTCCACCCTTACCACCATACTCGCCTTCGCCCCGATTGTGCTGATGCCGGGCGCTGCCGGTGAATTTGTTGGCGGTATCGCGATTTCGGTGATGTTTGCCCTGGTGGGCTCATACCTTATTTCCCACACCCTGATAGCCGGGCTTGCCGGACGTTTCAGCCCGGCCACCGAAGGCCACGACTGGCGCGCCCACGGGGTGCGGATGCCAAGGCTTGCGGCCGCTTACGAGGCATTGCTCAGCAAACTGCTGCATACCCCTATCAGAAGTGCGCTGCTGATTGGTCTGTTGCCGCTGCTCGGCTTTATGGCCGCCGGCCGCATGACCGAACAGTTCTTTCCACCTTCGGATAGGGACATGTTCCAAATCGAAGTGTATATGGCGTCCCAGGTCAGTCTTGAGCGCAGTCAGGCCACCGTGGCCGCCATGGACAGGCAGCTTGAACAAACCGATGGCATAGAGCGCATCGACTGGGTGGTGGGTGGCAATATCCCCTCGTTTTACTACAACATTACCCAGCGCCAGCAAGGGGCGGCCAACTACGCCCAGGCGATGGTGAAGGTAAAGGATTTCGAGACCGCAAACGAGCTTATCCCCCGGCTGCAGCGCAAGCTGGATCTGGACTTCCCCGAGGCCCAGGTGCTGGTACGCAAACTCGAACAGGGCCCGCCCTTCAACGCCCCGGTCGAACTGCTGATTTACGGCCCGTCCCTTGAGGAGCTTAAACGCCTGGGTGACGAGGTGCGCTCGATTCTGGTGCGCCACAGCGATGTTATCCATACCCGCTCCACCTTGAGTCCAGGAGCGCCCAAGGTAAAACTGGCGGTGGATGAAGACGCCTCCATGATGAGCGGCCTGTCGCTGAGTGATATTGCCAATCAGGTGCAAATGGCCACCACAGGTCGCAGCGGCGGCAGTATCCTCGAGCAGACCGAATCGCTGCCGGTACGGGTACGTCTGGATGACAGCATGCGTGAACAGCAAGGCCGTCTGGGCGCCATTGAGCTTGTGTCCCAGTCCGGGCGCGGCATTCCGCTCTCAGCCCTGTCAGAGGCGCAAATCAGCGTCAGCCGCGGCGCCATCCCAAGACGTAACGGCCAGCGGGTGAATACCGTCGAGGCCTATATCCAAACTGGGGTGCTGCCAGCCAAGGTACTCAGGGAAGTGCAGCAGCAGGTGGATGCCCTGGCGCTGCCCCCAGGCTACCGTATCGAGGTGGGCGGCGAGAGCGCCAAGCGCAACGAGGCTGTGGGTAATCTGCTGTCGTCGGTGGCATTGGTGATGACACTGCTGCTGGCCACAGTGGTGCTGAGCTTCAACTCATTCCGTCTCACCGGCATCATATTGCTGAGCGCCGCACAGTCGGCAGGCCTTGGGCTGCTTGCGGTATATCTCTTTGATTATCCGTTTGGATTTACGGTCATCATAGGTTTGCTTGGTTTGATGGGCCTTGCCATCAACGCCGCCATTGTGATCCTGGCCGAACTTGAAGATGTGCCCGAGAAACGCGGAATGAGCCTGGAGACGCTGGTGAAAACAGTGGCCAGCTGTACCCGCCATATCACCTCCACCACCATTACCACTGTGGGCGGCTTTTTACCGCTTATCATTGCCGGAGGTGGGTTTTGGCCCCCCTTCGCGGTGGCGATTGCGGGGGGCACGGCATTAACGACCATGTTGTCGCTGTTGTGGGTGCCTGTGATGTATCGGTTGCTGATGCAAAAAATGCCTCAGCCTCAGGGATGTCATCAACCGGCGTGA
- a CDS encoding DUF6268 family outer membrane beta-barrel protein: protein MRCANPLNRFTRPVSVLTVVAAGMALPALADGRPSPFSLQAAWVSTDKADVGDATLGRNLYMFDAKGSYALSRQWSVGWGLGYDVLDYSWRTADGKLLGGAANPWSSINRYNVSLNIGYRTGNWLFGFSPMLQYAWADTASSSDARSWGLVASAMHRFEDGNLLGVGAIYLDDIGETRALPFLAVRWQLTDSLTLANPFDAGFSGPAGLELSYRFNPKWELGLGSSRRSQRLLLNDDGQTVEIDEWVSFLRLGWQLGQKVSLNAYAGYMFGGEMELGSGEREDLSAEGAGAIAFSVAF from the coding sequence ATGCGCTGCGCTAACCCATTAAACCGCTTTACCCGTCCGGTCTCAGTGCTGACTGTCGTTGCCGCTGGCATGGCGTTGCCAGCGTTGGCCGATGGCAGGCCGTCTCCCTTTTCACTGCAGGCGGCCTGGGTGTCTACCGATAAGGCCGATGTGGGGGATGCAACCCTGGGCCGCAATCTGTATATGTTTGATGCCAAAGGCAGTTATGCACTTTCGCGCCAATGGTCTGTTGGCTGGGGCCTTGGCTACGATGTGCTGGATTACAGCTGGCGCACCGCCGATGGCAAGCTGCTTGGCGGCGCTGCTAACCCCTGGAGTTCGATTAATCGCTACAATGTGTCGCTGAATATTGGTTATCGGACCGGTAACTGGCTGTTTGGTTTCAGCCCCATGTTGCAATACGCCTGGGCTGATACGGCGTCGTCGTCCGATGCCCGCAGCTGGGGGCTGGTGGCCAGCGCCATGCACAGGTTTGAGGATGGCAATCTGCTCGGGGTGGGCGCGATTTACCTGGATGACATAGGGGAAACCCGTGCGCTGCCGTTTCTGGCGGTGCGCTGGCAACTGACTGATTCACTGACCCTGGCCAACCCCTTTGACGCCGGATTCAGCGGGCCTGCGGGCCTTGAGCTCAGTTATCGATTCAACCCCAAATGGGAACTTGGGCTTGGCAGCTCCCGCCGCAGTCAGCGTCTGCTGCTGAATGACGATGGTCAAACGGTGGAAATCGATGAATGGGTGTCGTTTTTACGCCTTGGCTGGCAACTGGGGCAGAAGGTGAGCCTGAATGCCTACGCTGGCTACATGTTTGGCGGTGAAATGGAACTTGGCAGCGGCGAGCGAGAGGACCTGTCGGCCGAAGGCGCCGGCGCCATTGCTTTCTCTGTAGCTTTTTAA
- a CDS encoding TetR/AcrR family transcriptional regulator, whose amino-acid sequence MSSTPNNSLSRSEQKRMAILESAIELFCGQGFPNTSMDEVAKKAGVSKQTVYSHFGNKDELFVASIESKCVMHDITPDMLADVVHPERVLTQFAARFGAMIVSEEALTVYRACVSQADTHPEVSKLYFAGGPSVMLALLSDYFRRVEAEGKYRFGDTRHAAIRLCLMLFGERRLRLELGMPIEDSDEERSRYLDETINMFLRAARE is encoded by the coding sequence ATGAGTTCCACCCCAAACAACAGCCTTAGCCGCAGTGAGCAAAAGCGTATGGCCATCCTGGAATCGGCCATCGAACTCTTCTGTGGTCAGGGTTTTCCGAATACCAGTATGGATGAGGTGGCTAAAAAGGCCGGTGTCTCCAAGCAGACCGTCTATTCTCATTTTGGTAACAAAGACGAGCTGTTTGTGGCTTCCATCGAGTCCAAATGTGTGATGCACGACATCACCCCGGACATGCTGGCAGATGTGGTGCATCCTGAGCGGGTACTGACGCAGTTTGCTGCCCGCTTTGGTGCCATGATTGTCAGTGAAGAAGCGCTGACGGTGTACCGCGCCTGTGTGTCTCAGGCCGACACTCACCCTGAAGTGTCGAAGCTGTATTTTGCCGGTGGCCCGAGTGTGATGCTGGCGCTGCTGAGTGACTACTTTCGCCGGGTCGAGGCCGAGGGCAAGTACCGCTTTGGCGATACCCGCCATGCCGCCATTCGTCTGTGTCTGATGTTGTTTGGTGAGCGGCGGCTAAGGCTTGAGCTCGGCATGCCGATTGAAGACAGCGACGAAGAGCGCAGCCGCTATCTCGACGAGACCATCAACATGTTTTTGCGTGCGGCAAGGGAATGA
- a CDS encoding efflux RND transporter periplasmic adaptor subunit has protein sequence MNRVNRQPWIKALPLLLGLGLIGACQDKDAVPLDSKHLPTVITESLSQSQGYSRQLEFSGTVRAANTTGVGFELAGKLSSLLADSGNQVNKGQLLATLDTSLLVAEQRELEAALAQNSADLNLARSTLKRSQELKKQGYASVQQLDELQGKLGSLEGARERLNASLYANSLKQEKSRLLAPFDGSISQRSFNLGEVVPLGQPVFTLVENSAPQGHVGVPADVARSLSQGQWVELRTGSRHLRAQIEGISPAINPVTRTVEIRLSMPADSQVLNGEIIYLSHRQQVDKPGFWVPVSALTDGLRGLWNLYVVVGQGQGEFVIERRDVEILYTDKDRAFLTGALAEGDQIVTQGLHKLVVGEQVRPSTQVATR, from the coding sequence ATGAACAGAGTGAATCGCCAACCATGGATTAAGGCCTTGCCGCTCCTTTTGGGGCTGGGCCTGATTGGCGCCTGTCAGGACAAGGATGCCGTCCCGCTCGACAGCAAGCACCTGCCTACCGTCATCACCGAATCCTTAAGCCAAAGCCAGGGCTACAGCCGCCAACTGGAATTCAGTGGCACAGTGCGGGCCGCCAACACCACCGGGGTAGGTTTTGAGCTTGCCGGTAAACTCAGCAGCCTGCTGGCCGACAGCGGCAACCAGGTCAACAAGGGCCAGCTGCTTGCCACCCTGGACACCAGTTTGCTGGTTGCCGAGCAGCGTGAACTGGAGGCGGCACTGGCGCAAAACAGTGCCGATCTCAATCTGGCCCGCTCTACCTTAAAGCGCAGTCAGGAGCTGAAAAAACAAGGCTATGCCTCAGTGCAGCAACTGGATGAATTACAAGGCAAGCTTGGCAGTCTAGAAGGTGCGCGCGAGCGCCTCAATGCCAGCCTTTATGCCAACAGTCTCAAGCAGGAAAAATCACGGCTGCTGGCGCCCTTCGATGGCAGCATCAGTCAGCGCAGCTTTAACCTCGGCGAAGTGGTTCCCTTGGGGCAGCCGGTGTTCACCCTGGTAGAAAACAGCGCGCCCCAGGGCCATGTTGGGGTGCCGGCGGATGTTGCCCGCAGCCTGAGTCAAGGCCAGTGGGTTGAGCTTCGCACCGGCAGCCGTCACCTCAGGGCACAGATTGAAGGCATCAGCCCTGCCATCAATCCGGTGACCCGCACCGTGGAAATTCGCCTCTCCATGCCAGCCGACAGCCAGGTGCTGAACGGCGAAATCATTTACCTAAGCCATCGCCAGCAAGTGGATAAGCCCGGCTTCTGGGTGCCTGTGTCTGCGCTCACCGACGGCCTGCGCGGCCTGTGGAACCTCTATGTGGTGGTTGGGCAAGGCCAGGGCGAATTTGTCATTGAGCGGCGCGATGTGGAGATCCTCTACACCGACAAAGACAGGGCCTTCCTCACCGGGGCGCTCGCCGAGGGCGATCAGATTGTCACCCAGGGGCTGCATAAACTCGTGGTCGGTGAACAGGTTCGCCCTTCCACTCAGGTCGCGACGAGGTAA